Proteins from a single region of Carassius carassius chromosome 25, fCarCar2.1, whole genome shotgun sequence:
- the LOC132104753 gene encoding 3-oxo-5-alpha-steroid 4-dehydrogenase 1-like: MDALLKTLFSSEEQELYVLDCLPYLMMVMAFITQVTLLFEHVPYGRYASSRYGFPVNVRVAWFVQELPAFLLPVSLLLWSPCAKIMHLPNQLLLLMFVCHYVQRSLIYPFLIQGGKPTPFISFVLAFVFCIYNGYLQARYLSHYADYPPGWVTHPCFITGSCMWFLGWIINMHSDHILRNLRKPGETDYKIPRGGMFEYVSGANFFGEIVEWAGFALAGHSIHSAAFAFFTLIVLSSRGMDHHKWYLTKFEDYPKSRKALIPFVL; encoded by the exons ATGGACGCTCTTCTGAAGACTTTATTTTCCTCGGAGGAGCAAGAGCTGTATGTTTTGGATTGCTTGCCGTACTTGATGATGGTTATGGCATTCATAACCCAGGTGACTTTACTCTTTGAGCACGTCCCCTATGGCAGATATGCATCCAGCAGGTATGGGTTTCCTGTGAATGTCAGAGTAGCCTGGTTCGTTCAGGAGCTGCCGGCTTTTCTGCTTCCTGTGAGTTTGTTGCTGTGGAGTCCATGTGCAAAGATAATGCACCTGCCCAACCAATTACTTCTGCTCATGTTCGTATGCCATTATGTGCAAAG GTCCCTCATCTACCCATTTTTAATTCAAGGAGGGAAACCCACACCATTCATCTCGTTTGTCCTAGCCTTTGTCTTCTGCATCTATAATGGGTACCTGCAGGCAAGATACCTGAGTCACTATGCAGATTACCCACCCGGTTGGGTTACACATCCCTGTTTCATCACAG GGTCTTGTATGTGGTTCCTGGGATGGATCATTAATATGCACTCCGATCATATTCTCAGGAACCTCCGTAAGCCTGGAGAGACCGACTATAAGATACCTAGAG GGGGCATGTTTGAGTATGTATCAGGAGCAAACTTCTTTGGGGAGATCGTGGAATGGGCTGGATTCGCTCTGGCTGGTCATTCGATCCATAGTGCAGCTTTTGCTTTCTTCACTTTAATTGTGCTGTCCAGCAGAGGAATGGACCACCACAA GTGGTATCTCACAAAATTTGAAGACTATCCGAAATCAAGGAAAGCTTTAATACCATTTGTGCTCTGA